One window of the Streptomyces sp. TS71-3 genome contains the following:
- a CDS encoding thioesterase family protein: MKPTSAPDASATPSPAPSAPGLPLSAAFYRALGDGRYESAPATAGPWSPKTQHGGPPSALMGRAMERHAPRAGFRIARITLELPRPVPVADLQVEVRTVRSGSRAELLEGEITSGGQLVLLGRAWRMIASPDDTPRLRPEPGPPPLPGEQPPAAMAGAYLDGYIAAMEWRHEPGEGFDTPGPGTAWARQRIPLVEGEQDTPLTRALTLADSSWALASELDYQARLVINTDVTLALHREPVGEWLCVRSATAASPAGSGLALGQLDDTAGDCGRILQTLLVAER, from the coding sequence ATGAAGCCCACATCAGCCCCGGACGCCTCCGCGACTCCGTCACCGGCCCCCTCCGCCCCCGGCCTACCGCTGTCCGCCGCGTTCTACCGTGCTCTCGGGGACGGCCGGTACGAGAGCGCTCCCGCCACCGCGGGGCCGTGGAGTCCGAAGACGCAGCACGGGGGACCGCCCTCGGCGCTGATGGGCCGGGCGATGGAACGGCACGCGCCCCGGGCGGGCTTCCGGATCGCCCGCATCACCTTGGAACTGCCCCGCCCGGTGCCGGTGGCCGACCTTCAGGTCGAGGTGCGGACGGTGCGCTCCGGTTCACGCGCCGAACTCCTCGAAGGAGAGATCACCTCCGGCGGCCAGCTCGTGCTGCTGGGCCGGGCCTGGAGGATGATCGCCAGCCCCGACGACACCCCGCGCCTGCGACCGGAGCCCGGCCCGCCCCCGCTGCCGGGAGAGCAGCCGCCGGCCGCCATGGCCGGTGCCTACCTGGACGGGTACATCGCGGCCATGGAGTGGCGACACGAACCGGGGGAGGGATTCGACACGCCCGGCCCCGGCACGGCATGGGCGAGGCAGCGCATACCGCTGGTGGAGGGCGAGCAGGACACGCCGCTGACCCGCGCGCTCACCCTCGCCGACAGCAGCTGGGCGCTCGCCTCCGAGCTCGACTACCAGGCGCGGCTCGTCATCAACACCGACGTCACGCTCGCCCTGCACCGTGAACCGGTCGGCGAATGGCTCTGCGTGCGCTCGGCGACCGCGGCGAGTCCCGCCGGCTCCGGGCTGGCACTGGGGCAGCTCGACGACACCGCCGGCGACTGCGGCCGGATCCTGCAGACCCTCCTGGTCGCCGAACGGTGA